The following is a genomic window from Butyricimonas faecihominis.
TTAAAAATATATTCTCATCCGGGATCACGACGGGAGGTTTGACGGCAATTGTGTCGAATGTACTGATACACGTGAAAGAATAATCGTGAAAACAACCTTTAAGAGTTGATTCTTAAATTAGATTATAGCATAAAATGATAGGAATAGAAGAGATTTACCCTTTGGCTGTTGAATTCCGGCGTTATTTTCATCAACATCCGGAATTCGCCATGCAAGAAGTGGAGACACAACGCTATATTGCGGAAGTACTGGAACAGAATGGAATCCCGTACCAAAAAGTGGGGACGGGATTAATTGCAACCGTGGGGAAAGGAGAGAAATGTATCGCAATCCGGGCTGATATGGATGCTCTGAAAGTCAAGGAAGAGACAGGATTATCCTATTGCTCTCAAAATGAAGACATGATGCATGCTTGTGGGCATGATATGCACATGGCTATGGTTTTAGGGGCTGCACTTGTTCTTAAATCCGGAGAAGACAAATTACAGGGAACAATAAAAATTGTTTTTCAACCCAGTGAAGAGAAACGTCCGGGAGGGGCTCGTTTATTACTTCCCGAACTTTTAAAAGAACCCGTTCCGCAAGCTATATTCGGACAACACGTTTTCCCGAACCTTCCGACCGGAACTATCGGAATTCGTCCCGGGGCCTTTTTCGCCTCTTCAGATAATATTATTTTTTCCGTGGAAGGTAAAGGTACTCATGCTGCCATGCCACACATGGGTTCGGATCCCATATTGGCCACGGCTTGCTTGATA
Proteins encoded in this region:
- a CDS encoding M20 family metallopeptidase encodes the protein MIGIEEIYPLAVEFRRYFHQHPEFAMQEVETQRYIAEVLEQNGIPYQKVGTGLIATVGKGEKCIAIRADMDALKVKEETGLSYCSQNEDMMHACGHDMHMAMVLGAALVLKSGEDKLQGTIKIVFQPSEEKRPGGARLLLPELLKEPVPQAIFGQHVFPNLPTGTIGIRPGAFFASSDNIIFSVEGKGTHAAMPHMGSDPILATACLIQFYQTLITKFRDPLIPAVLSITSIHGGTCNNVIPDRVDVLGTVRTHDNSLRYKIFELIEEKSNTICDLYDCTFHLDKTWNGLPVLVNDKSLTEFVKKNATDLLGEHNVIPMDHLTLGEDFAIYLEKIPGVFWVLGVCPLEQESMPPLHNPRMAPDENAMKAGIALMVENCVRMLG